A genomic region of Maniola hyperantus chromosome 5, iAphHyp1.2, whole genome shotgun sequence contains the following coding sequences:
- the LOC117982537 gene encoding serine-aspartate repeat-containing protein F-like isoform X6 — protein MDHMDQVVPTDLADPVVQAVILARLALLVVQAALVDLVAPVAQEALLVVTTLDKEADPVDPVDQMDHMDQVVPTDLADPVVQAVILAHLELLAALVDPVALVAPVDQEALPAVTTLDKEADPVVPVDRMDHMDQVVPTDLADRVVQAVILARLELLALPELLVVLAALVDLVAPVAQEALPVVTTLDKEADPVDPVDQMDHMDQVVPTDLADPVVQAVILAHLELLAALVDPVALVAPVDQEALPAVTTLDKEADPVVPVDRMDHMDQVVPTDLADPVVQAVILARLELLALPELLVVLAALVALVAPVDQEALPAVTTLDKEADPVVPVDRMDHMDQVVPTDLADPVVQAVILARLELLALPELLVVLAALVDLVAPVAQEALPVVTTLDKEADPVDPVDQMDHMDQVVPTDLADPVVQAVILAHLELLAALVDPVALVAPVDQEALPAVTTLDKASQDNPATQVEQDNLDSQDNQATQVDKDNLDSQDNLATQEDQDSQDNLESQAHQHSQDSPDTQVDQDSQYNPATQADQDRQDNQVAQDSQDNQDSPETQVDQDIQYNPATLADQDIQDNQAIQVNQDSQDNLDNQVDQDSLDSQVDQHCQVNPATQADHHSQDSPDTQVDQDSHNNPATLADQDIQDNQAIQVNQDSQDNLDNQVGQDSLDSQVDQHCQVNPATQADHHSQDSPDTQVDQDSHNNPAIQVGQDSQDNQDSQDSLDSQVDQGSLDSQVDQHCQENPAIQADQHSQDSPDTQVDQDIQDNQAIQVGQDSQDNQDSLDSQEDQHCQDNPDTQVDQDSHNPAIQVGQETQDNLDNQVDQDSLDSQVDQHRQDNPATQVDQHSQDNPATQVDQDSLDNQATQVDQDSQDNLDNQVDQDSQDNLATQVDQDIQDNQAIQVNQDSQDNLDNQVDQDNLDSQVDQHCQENPATQADQHSQDSPATQVDLESQDNLDNQAIQVGQDSQDNLDNQVDQDSQDNLDNQVDQDSPATQVDQDIQDNQAIQVNQDSQDNLDNQVDQDSLDSQVDQHCQVNPATQADHHSQDSPDTQVDQDSHNNPAIQVGQDNLDSQDNQDNQVDQGSLDSQVDQHCQENPATQADQHSQDSPDTQVDQDIQDNQAIQVGQDSQDNQDSLDSQEDQHCQDNPDTQVDQDSHNPAIQVGQDSQENLDYQVDQDSLDSQVEQHSQDNLDTQVDNLDTQVDNLVDQDSLDTQVDQRSPATQVDQHSQENLATQVDQGSLDNQATQVDQDSQVNPATRDSQENLDSQDNQGTQVDQDNQVNPATQDSQENQVDQDNQVDQDSPATLVDQHSQFNLAIQVNQDSQDSPATQDSQENLDSQDNQATQVDQDIQDNLDNQVDQDSLDSQVDQDIQVDQDSPATLVDQHSQFNLAIQVDQDSQDSPATQDSQENPDSQDNRATQVDQDSLDNPATQVDQDSQVNPATQDSQDNQATQVDQGSLDNPATQVDQDSQVNLATQDSQENLDSQDNQATQVYQDSQDNLDNQVDQDSQVNPATQDSQENPDSQDNLDNQDNQATQVDQDILDNQVDQDSLDSQVDQDIQLDQDSPATLVDQDSQFNLAIQVDQDSQDSPATQDSQENLDSQDNQVTQADQDSLDNPATQVDQDSQVNPATQDSQENPDSQDNQATQVDQDTQDNLDNQVNQDSQVNPATQVDQDSLDNPATQDSQENLDNQDNQATQADQDSLDNPATQVDQDSQVNPATQDRQVNPATQDSQENPDSQDNQATQVDQWDSQDNRATQADKGNPDSQDNRERQVSQANQNIQDLTVSLQALEYNRPYILLQAKCHRSRFMSYHTRCQSYQAPGHVRATS, from the exons ATGGACCATATGGACCAGGTGGTCCCAACGGACCTAGCGGACCCGGTGGTTCAG GCGGTTATCCTGGCACGTCTGGCACTCCTGGTAGTCCAAGCCGCCCTGGTGGACCTGGTGGCCCCGGTGGCCCAGGAGGCCCTCCTGGTAGTTACTACCCTGGACAAG GAAGCGGACCCAGTGGACCCGGTGGATCAAATGGACCATATGGACCAGGTGGTCCCAACGGACCTAGCGGACCCGGTGGTTCAG GCGGTTATCCTGGCACACCTGGAACTCCTGGCGGCCCTGGTGGACCCGGTGGCCCTGGTGGCCCCGGTGGACCAGGAGGCCCTCCCGGCAGTTACTACCCTGGACAAG GAAGCGGACCCAGTGGTCCCGGTGGACCGAATGGACCATATGGACCAGGTGGTCCCAACGGACCTAGCGGACCGGGTGGTTCAG GCGGTTATCCTGGCACGTCTGGAACTCCTGGCACTCCCGGAACTCCTGGTAGTCCTGGCCGCCCTGGTGGACCTGGTGGCCCCAGTGGCCCAGGAGGCCCTCCCGGTAGTTACTACCCTGGACAAG GAAGCGGACCCAGTGGACCCGGTGGATCAAATGGACCATATGGACCAGGTGGTCCCAACGGACCTAGCGGACCCGGTGGTTCAG GCGGTTATCCTGGCACACCTGGAACTCCTGGCGGCCCTGGTGGACCCGGTGGCCCTGGTGGCCCCGGTGGACCAGGAGGCCCTCCCGGCAGTTACTACCCTGGACAAG GAAGCGGACCCAGTGGTCCCGGTGGACCGAATGGACCATATGGACCAGGTGGTCCCAACGGACCTAGCGGACCCGGTGGTTCAG GCGGTTATCCTGGCACGTCTGGAACTCCTGGCACTCCCGGAACTCCTGGTAGTCCTGGCCGCCCTGGTGGCCCTGGTGGCCCCGGTGGACCAGGAGGCCCTCCCGGCAGTTACTACCCTGGACAAG GAAGCGGACCCAGTGGTCCCGGTGGACCGAATGGACCATATGGACCAGGTGGTCCCAACGGACCTAGCGGACCCGGTGGTTCAG GCGGTTATCCTGGCACGTCTGGAACTCCTGGCACTCCCGGAACTCCTGGTAGTCCTGGCCGCCCTGGTGGACCTGGTGGCCCCGGTGGCCCAGGAGGCCCTCCCGGTAGTTACTACCCTGGACAAG GAAGCGGACCCAGTGGACCCGGTGGATCAAATGGACCATATGGACCAGGTGGTCCCAACGGACCTAGCGGACCCGGTGGTTCAG GCGGTTATCCTGGCACACCTGGAACTCCTGGCGGCCCTGGTGGACCCGGTGGCCCTGGTGGCCCCGGTGGACCAGGAGGCCCTCCCGGCAGTTACTACCCTGGACAAG GCCAGCCAGGACAACCCGGCTACCCAGGTGGAGCAGGACAACCTGGACAGCCAGGACAACCAGGCTACCCAGGTGGACAAGGACAACCTGGACAGCCAGGACAACCTGGCTACCCAGGAGGACCAGGACAGCCAGGACAACCTGGAAAGCCAGGCGCACCAACACAGCCAGGACAGTCCGGACACCCAAGTGGACCAGGACAGCCAGTACAACCCGGCTACCCAGGCGGACCAGGACAGACAGGACAACCAGGTGGCCCAGGACAGCCAGGACAACCAGGACAGCCCGGAAACCCAAGTGGACCAGGACATCCAGTACAACCCGGCTACCCTGGCGGACCAGGACATCCAGGACAACCAGGCTATCCAGGTGAACCAGGACAGCCAGGACAACCTGGACAACCAGGTGGACCAGGACAGCCTGGACAGCCAGGTGGACCAGCACTGCCAGGTCAACCCAGCTACCCAGGCGGACCACCACAGCCAGGACAGCCCGGACACCCAAGTGGACCAGGACAGCCACAACAACCCGGCTACCCTGGCGGACCAGGACATCCAGGACAACCAGGCTATCCAGGTGAACCAGGACAGCCAGGACAACCTGGACAACCAGGTGGGCCAGGACAGCCTGGACAGCCAGGTGGACCAGCACTGCCAGGTCAACCCAGCTACCCAGGCGGACCACCACAGCCAGGACAGCCCGGACACCCAAGTGGACCAGGACAGCCACAACAACCCGGCTATCCAGGTGGGCCAGGACAGCCAGGACAACCAGGACAGC CAGGACAGCCTGGACAGCCAGGTGGACCAGGGCAGCCTGGACAGCCAGGTGGACCAACACTGCCAGGAAAACCCGGCTATCCAGGCGGACCAACACAGCCAGGACAGCCCGGACACCCAAGTGGACCAGGACATCCAGGACAACCAGGCTATCCAGGTGGGCCAGGACAGCCAGGACAACCAGGACAGCCTGGACAGCCAGGAGGACCAACACTGCCAGGACAACCCGGACACCCAAGTGGACCAGGACAGCCACAACCCGGCTATCCAGGTGGGCCAGGAAACCCAGGACAACCTGGACAACCAGGTGGACCAGGACAGCCTGGACAGCCAGGTGGACCAACACCGCCAGGACAACCCGGCTACCCAGGTGGACCAACACAGCCAGGACAACCCGGCCACCCAGGTGGACCAGGACAGCCTGGACAACCAGGCTACCCAGGTGGACCAGGACAGCCAGGACAACCTGGACAACCAGGTGGACCAGGACAGCCAGGACAACCTAGCTACCCAGGTGGACCAGGACATCCAGGACAACCAGGCTATCCAGGTGAACCAGGACAGCCAGGACAACCTGGACAACCAGGTGGACCAGGACAACCTGGACAGCCAGGTGGACCAGCACTGCCAGGAAAACCCGGCTACCCAGGCGGACCAACACAGCCAGGACAGCCCGGCTACCCAGGTGGACCTGGAAAGCCAGGACAACCTGGACAACCAGGCTATCCAGGTGGGCCAGGACAGCCAGGACAACCTGGACAACCAGGTGGACCAGGACAGCCAGGACAACCTGGACAACCAGGTGGACCAGGACAGCCCGGCTACCCAAGTGGACCAGGACATCCAGGACAACCAGGCTATCCAGGTGAACCAGGACAGCCAGGACAACCTGGACAACCAGGTGGACCAGGACAGCCTGGACAGCCAGGTGGACCAGCACTGCCAGGTCAACCCAGCTACCCAGGCGGACCACCACAGCCAGGACAGCCCGGACACCCAAGTGGACCAGGACAGCCACAACAACCCGGCTATCCAGGTGGGCCAGGACAACCTGGACAGCCAGGACAACCAGGACAACCAGGTGGACCAGGGCAGCCTGGACAGCCAGGTGGACCAACACTGCCAGGAAAACCCGGCTACCCAGGCGGACCAACACAGCCAGGACAGCCCGGACACCCAAGTGGACCAGGATATCCAGGACAACCAGGCTATCCAGGTGGGCCAGGACAGCCAGGACAACCAGGACAGCCTGGACAGCCAGGAGGACCAACACTGCCAGGACAACCCGGACACCCAAGTGGACCAGGACAGCCACAACCCGGCTATCCAGGTGGGCCAGGACAGCCAGGAAAACCTGGACTACCAGGTGGACCAGGACAGCCTGGACAGCCAG GTGGAACAACACAGCCAGGACAACCTGGACACCCAAGTGGACAACCTGGACACCCAAGTGGACAACCTGGTGGACCAGGACAGCCTGGACACCCAGGTGGACCAACGCAGCCCGGCTACCCAGGTGGACCAACACAGCCAGGAAAACCTGGCTACCCAGGTGGACCAGGGCAGCCTGGACAACCAGGCTACCCAGGTGGACCAGGACAGCCAGGTCAACCCGGCTACCCGGGACAGCCAGGAAAACCTGGACAGCCAGGACAACCAGGGTACCCAGGTGGACCAGGACAACCAGGTCAACCCGGCTACCCAGGACAGCCAGGAAAACCAAGTGGACCAGGACAACCAGGTGGACCAGGACAGCCCGGCTACCCTGGTGGACCAACACAGCCAATTCAACCTGGCTATCCAGGTGAACCAGGACAGCCAGGACAGCCCGGCTACCCAGGACAGCCAGGAAAACCTGGACAGCCAGGACAACCAGGCTACCCAAGTGGACCAGGACATCCAGGACAACCTGGACAACCAGGTGGACCAGGACAGCCTGGACAGCCAGGTGGACCAGGACATCCAGGTGGACCAGGACAGCCCGGCTACCCTGGTGGACCAACACAGCCAATTCAACCTGGCTATCCAGGTGGACCAGGACAGCCAGGACAGCCCGGCTACCCAGGACAGCCAGGAAAACCCGGACAGCCAGGACAACCGGGCTACCCAGGTGGACCAGGACAGCCTGGACAACCCGGCTACCCAGGTGGACCAGGACAGCCAGGTCAACCCGGCTACCCAGGACAGCCAGGACAACCAGGCTACCCAGGTGGATCAGGGCAGCCTGGACAACCCGGCTACCCAGGTGGACCAGGACAGCCAGGTCAACCTGGCTACCCAGGACAGCCAGGAAAACCTGGACAGCCAGGACAACCAGGCTACCCAAGTGTACCAGGACAGCCAGGACAACCTGGACAACCAGGTGGACCAGGACAGCCAGGTCAACCCGGCTACCCAGGACAGCCAGGAAAACCCGGACAGCCAGGACAACCTGGACAACCAGGACAACCAGGCTACCCAAGTGGACCAGGACATCCTGGACAACCAGGTGGACCAGGACAGCCTGGACAGCCAGGTGGACCAGGACATCCAGTTGGACCAGGACAGCCCGGCTACCCTGGTGGACCAGGACAGCCAATTCAACCTGGCTATCCAGGTGGACCAGGACAGCCAGGACAGCCCGGCTACCCAGGACAGCCAGGAAAACCTGGACAGCCAGGACAACCAGGTTACCCAGGCGGACCAGGACAGCCTGGACAACCCGGCTACCCAGGTGGACCAGGACAGCCAGGTCAACCCGGCTACCCAGGACAGCCAGGAAAACCCGGACAGCCAGGACAACCAGGCTACCCAAGTGGACCAGGACACCCAGGACAACCTGGACAATCAGGTGAACCAGGACAGCCAGGTCAACCCGGCTACCCAGGTGGACCAGGACAGCCTGGACAACCCGGCTACCCAGGACAGCCAGGAAAACCTGGACAACCAGGACAACCAGGCTACCCAGGCGGACCAGGACAGCCTGGACAACCCGGCTACCCAGGTGGACCAGGACAGCCAGGTCAACCCGGCTACCCAGGACAGGCAGGTCAACCCGGCTACCCAGGACAGCCAGGAAAACCCGGACAGCCAGGACAACCAGGCTACCCAAGTGGACCAGTGGGACAGCCAGGACAACCGGGCTACCCAGGCGGACAAGGGCAACCCGGACAGCCAGGACAACCGGGAACGTCAGGTCAGCCAGGCCAACCAGAATATCCAGGACCTGACA GTCAGCCTGCAGGCACTGGAGTACAACCGCCCGTATATCCTCCTGCAGGCCAAATGCCACCGTTCCCGATTTATGTCATACCATACCCGCTGCCAATCGTACCAAGCCCCGGGTCATGTCCGTGCTACCTCCTAA
- the LOC117982537 gene encoding serine-aspartate repeat-containing protein F-like isoform X5, which produces MDHMDQVVPTDLADPVVQAVILAHLELLVALVDPVALVAPVDQEALQAVTTLGKEADPVFPVDRMDHMDQVVPTDLADLVVQAVILARLALLVVQAALVDLVAPVAQEALLVVTTLDKEADPVDPVDQMDHMDQVVPTDLADPVVQAVILARLELLALPELLVVLAALVDLVAPVAQEALPVVTTLDKEADPVDPVDQMDHMDQVVPTDLADPVVQAVILAHLELLAALVDPVALVAPVDQEALPAVTTLDKEADPVVPVDRMDHMDQVVPTDLADPVVQAVILARLELLALPELLVVLAALVALVAPVDQEALPAVTTLDKEADPVVPVDRMDHMDQVVPTDLADPVVQAVILARLELLALPELLVVLAALVDLVAPVAQEALPVVTTLDKEADPVDPVDQMDHMDQVVPTDLADPVVQAVILAHLELLAALVDPVALVAPVDQEALPAVTTLDKASQDNPATQVEQDNLDSQDNQATQVDKDNLDSQDNLATQEDQDSQDNLESQAHQHSQDSPDTQVDQDSQYNPATQADQDRQDNQVAQDSQDNQDSPETQVDQDIQYNPATLADQDIQDNQAIQVNQDSQDNLDNQVDQDSLDSQVDQHCQVNPATQADHHSQDSPDTQVDQDSHNNPATLADQDIQDNQAIQVNQDSQDNLDNQVGQDSLDSQVDQHCQVNPATQADHHSQDSPDTQVDQDSHNNPAIQVGQDSQDNQDSQDSLDSQVDQGSLDSQVDQHCQENPAIQADQHSQDSPDTQVDQDIQDNQAIQVGQDSQDNQDSLDSQEDQHCQDNPDTQVDQDSHNPAIQVGQETQDNLDNQVDQDSLDSQVDQHRQDNPATQVDQHSQDNPATQVDQDSLDNQATQVDQDSQDNLDNQVDQDSQDNLATQVDQDIQDNQAIQVNQDSQDNLDNQVDQDNLDSQVDQHCQENPATQADQHSQDSPATQVDLESQDNLDNQAIQVGQDSQDNLDNQVDQDSQDNLDNQVDQDSPATQVDQDIQDNQAIQVNQDSQDNLDNQVDQDSLDSQVDQHCQVNPATQADHHSQDSPDTQVDQDSHNNPAIQVGQDNLDSQDNQDNQVDQGSLDSQVDQHCQENPATQADQHSQDSPDTQVDQDIQDNQAIQVGQDSQDNQDSLDSQEDQHCQDNPDTQVDQDSHNPAIQVGQDSQENLDYQVDQDSLDSQVEQHSQDNLDTQVDNLDTQVDNLVDQDSLDTQVDQRSPATQVDQHSQENLATQVDQGSLDNQATQVDQDSQVNPATRDSQENLDSQDNQGTQVDQDNQVNPATQDSQENQVDQDNQVDQDSPATLVDQHSQFNLAIQVNQDSQDSPATQDSQENLDSQDNQATQVDQDIQDNLDNQVDQDSLDSQVDQDIQVDQDSPATLVDQHSQFNLAIQVDQDSQDSPATQDSQENPDSQDNRATQVDQDSLDNPATQVDQDSQVNPATQDSQDNQATQVDQGSLDNPATQVDQDSQVNLATQDSQENLDSQDNQATQVYQDSQDNLDNQVDQDSQVNPATQDSQENPDSQDNLDNQDNQATQVDQDILDNQVDQDSLDSQVDQDIQLDQDSPATLVDQDSQFNLAIQVDQDSQDSPATQDSQENLDSQDNQVTQADQDSLDNPATQVDQDSQVNPATQDSQENPDSQDNQATQVDQDTQDNLDNQVNQDSQVNPATQVDQDSLDNPATQDSQENLDNQDNQATQADQDSLDNPATQVDQDSQVNPATQDRQVNPATQDSQENPDSQDNQATQVDQWDSQDNRATQADKGNPDSQDNRERQVSQANQNIQDLTVSLQALEYNRPYILLQAKCHRSRFMSYHTRCQSYQAPGHVRATS; this is translated from the exons ATGGACCATATGGACCAGGTGGTCCCAACGGACCTAGCGGACCCGGTGGTTCAG GCGGTTATCCTGGCACACCTGGAACTCCTGGTGGCCCTGGTGGACCCGGTGGCCCTGGTGGCCCCGGTGGACCAGGAGGCCCTCCAGGCAGTTACTACCCTGGGCAAG GAAGCGGACCCAGTGTTCCCGGTGGACCGAATGGACCATATGGACCAGGTGGTCCCAACGGACCTAGCGGACCTGGTGGTTCAG GCGGTTATCCTGGCACGTCTGGCACTCCTGGTAGTCCAAGCCGCCCTGGTGGACCTGGTGGCCCCGGTGGCCCAGGAGGCCCTCCTGGTAGTTACTACCCTGGACAAG GAAGCGGACCCAGTGGACCCGGTGGATCAAATGGACCATATGGACCAGGTGGTCCCAACGGACCTAGCGGACCCGGTGGTTCAG GCGGTTATCCTGGCACGTCTGGAACTCCTGGCACTCCCGGAACTCCTGGTAGTCCTGGCCGCCCTGGTGGACCTGGTGGCCCCAGTGGCCCAGGAGGCCCTCCCGGTAGTTACTACCCTGGACAAG GAAGCGGACCCAGTGGACCCGGTGGATCAAATGGACCATATGGACCAGGTGGTCCCAACGGACCTAGCGGACCCGGTGGTTCAG GCGGTTATCCTGGCACACCTGGAACTCCTGGCGGCCCTGGTGGACCCGGTGGCCCTGGTGGCCCCGGTGGACCAGGAGGCCCTCCCGGCAGTTACTACCCTGGACAAG GAAGCGGACCCAGTGGTCCCGGTGGACCGAATGGACCATATGGACCAGGTGGTCCCAACGGACCTAGCGGACCCGGTGGTTCAG GCGGTTATCCTGGCACGTCTGGAACTCCTGGCACTCCCGGAACTCCTGGTAGTCCTGGCCGCCCTGGTGGCCCTGGTGGCCCCGGTGGACCAGGAGGCCCTCCCGGCAGTTACTACCCTGGACAAG GAAGCGGACCCAGTGGTCCCGGTGGACCGAATGGACCATATGGACCAGGTGGTCCCAACGGACCTAGCGGACCCGGTGGTTCAG GCGGTTATCCTGGCACGTCTGGAACTCCTGGCACTCCCGGAACTCCTGGTAGTCCTGGCCGCCCTGGTGGACCTGGTGGCCCCGGTGGCCCAGGAGGCCCTCCCGGTAGTTACTACCCTGGACAAG GAAGCGGACCCAGTGGACCCGGTGGATCAAATGGACCATATGGACCAGGTGGTCCCAACGGACCTAGCGGACCCGGTGGTTCAG GCGGTTATCCTGGCACACCTGGAACTCCTGGCGGCCCTGGTGGACCCGGTGGCCCTGGTGGCCCCGGTGGACCAGGAGGCCCTCCCGGCAGTTACTACCCTGGACAAG GCCAGCCAGGACAACCCGGCTACCCAGGTGGAGCAGGACAACCTGGACAGCCAGGACAACCAGGCTACCCAGGTGGACAAGGACAACCTGGACAGCCAGGACAACCTGGCTACCCAGGAGGACCAGGACAGCCAGGACAACCTGGAAAGCCAGGCGCACCAACACAGCCAGGACAGTCCGGACACCCAAGTGGACCAGGACAGCCAGTACAACCCGGCTACCCAGGCGGACCAGGACAGACAGGACAACCAGGTGGCCCAGGACAGCCAGGACAACCAGGACAGCCCGGAAACCCAAGTGGACCAGGACATCCAGTACAACCCGGCTACCCTGGCGGACCAGGACATCCAGGACAACCAGGCTATCCAGGTGAACCAGGACAGCCAGGACAACCTGGACAACCAGGTGGACCAGGACAGCCTGGACAGCCAGGTGGACCAGCACTGCCAGGTCAACCCAGCTACCCAGGCGGACCACCACAGCCAGGACAGCCCGGACACCCAAGTGGACCAGGACAGCCACAACAACCCGGCTACCCTGGCGGACCAGGACATCCAGGACAACCAGGCTATCCAGGTGAACCAGGACAGCCAGGACAACCTGGACAACCAGGTGGGCCAGGACAGCCTGGACAGCCAGGTGGACCAGCACTGCCAGGTCAACCCAGCTACCCAGGCGGACCACCACAGCCAGGACAGCCCGGACACCCAAGTGGACCAGGACAGCCACAACAACCCGGCTATCCAGGTGGGCCAGGACAGCCAGGACAACCAGGACAGC CAGGACAGCCTGGACAGCCAGGTGGACCAGGGCAGCCTGGACAGCCAGGTGGACCAACACTGCCAGGAAAACCCGGCTATCCAGGCGGACCAACACAGCCAGGACAGCCCGGACACCCAAGTGGACCAGGACATCCAGGACAACCAGGCTATCCAGGTGGGCCAGGACAGCCAGGACAACCAGGACAGCCTGGACAGCCAGGAGGACCAACACTGCCAGGACAACCCGGACACCCAAGTGGACCAGGACAGCCACAACCCGGCTATCCAGGTGGGCCAGGAAACCCAGGACAACCTGGACAACCAGGTGGACCAGGACAGCCTGGACAGCCAGGTGGACCAACACCGCCAGGACAACCCGGCTACCCAGGTGGACCAACACAGCCAGGACAACCCGGCCACCCAGGTGGACCAGGACAGCCTGGACAACCAGGCTACCCAGGTGGACCAGGACAGCCAGGACAACCTGGACAACCAGGTGGACCAGGACAGCCAGGACAACCTAGCTACCCAGGTGGACCAGGACATCCAGGACAACCAGGCTATCCAGGTGAACCAGGACAGCCAGGACAACCTGGACAACCAGGTGGACCAGGACAACCTGGACAGCCAGGTGGACCAGCACTGCCAGGAAAACCCGGCTACCCAGGCGGACCAACACAGCCAGGACAGCCCGGCTACCCAGGTGGACCTGGAAAGCCAGGACAACCTGGACAACCAGGCTATCCAGGTGGGCCAGGACAGCCAGGACAACCTGGACAACCAGGTGGACCAGGACAGCCAGGACAACCTGGACAACCAGGTGGACCAGGACAGCCCGGCTACCCAAGTGGACCAGGACATCCAGGACAACCAGGCTATCCAGGTGAACCAGGACAGCCAGGACAACCTGGACAACCAGGTGGACCAGGACAGCCTGGACAGCCAGGTGGACCAGCACTGCCAGGTCAACCCAGCTACCCAGGCGGACCACCACAGCCAGGACAGCCCGGACACCCAAGTGGACCAGGACAGCCACAACAACCCGGCTATCCAGGTGGGCCAGGACAACCTGGACAGCCAGGACAACCAGGACAACCAGGTGGACCAGGGCAGCCTGGACAGCCAGGTGGACCAACACTGCCAGGAAAACCCGGCTACCCAGGCGGACCAACACAGCCAGGACAGCCCGGACACCCAAGTGGACCAGGATATCCAGGACAACCAGGCTATCCAGGTGGGCCAGGACAGCCAGGACAACCAGGACAGCCTGGACAGCCAGGAGGACCAACACTGCCAGGACAACCCGGACACCCAAGTGGACCAGGACAGCCACAACCCGGCTATCCAGGTGGGCCAGGACAGCCAGGAAAACCTGGACTACCAGGTGGACCAGGACAGCCTGGACAGCCAG GTGGAACAACACAGCCAGGACAACCTGGACACCCAAGTGGACAACCTGGACACCCAAGTGGACAACCTGGTGGACCAGGACAGCCTGGACACCCAGGTGGACCAACGCAGCCCGGCTACCCAGGTGGACCAACACAGCCAGGAAAACCTGGCTACCCAGGTGGACCAGGGCAGCCTGGACAACCAGGCTACCCAGGTGGACCAGGACAGCCAGGTCAACCCGGCTACCCGGGACAGCCAGGAAAACCTGGACAGCCAGGACAACCAGGGTACCCAGGTGGACCAGGACAACCAGGTCAACCCGGCTACCCAGGACAGCCAGGAAAACCAAGTGGACCAGGACAACCAGGTGGACCAGGACAGCCCGGCTACCCTGGTGGACCAACACAGCCAATTCAACCTGGCTATCCAGGTGAACCAGGACAGCCAGGACAGCCCGGCTACCCAGGACAGCCAGGAAAACCTGGACAGCCAGGACAACCAGGCTACCCAAGTGGACCAGGACATCCAGGACAACCTGGACAACCAGGTGGACCAGGACAGCCTGGACAGCCAGGTGGACCAGGACATCCAGGTGGACCAGGACAGCCCGGCTACCCTGGTGGACCAACACAGCCAATTCAACCTGGCTATCCAGGTGGACCAGGACAGCCAGGACAGCCCGGCTACCCAGGACAGCCAGGAAAACCCGGACAGCCAGGACAACCGGGCTACCCAGGTGGACCAGGACAGCCTGGACAACCCGGCTACCCAGGTGGACCAGGACAGCCAGGTCAACCCGGCTACCCAGGACAGCCAGGACAACCAGGCTACCCAGGTGGATCAGGGCAGCCTGGACAACCCGGCTACCCAGGTGGACCAGGACAGCCAGGTCAACCTGGCTACCCAGGACAGCCAGGAAAACCTGGACAGCCAGGACAACCAGGCTACCCAAGTGTACCAGGACAGCCAGGACAACCTGGACAACCAGGTGGACCAGGACAGCCAGGTCAACCCGGCTACCCAGGACAGCCAGGAAAACCCGGACAGCCAGGACAACCTGGACAACCAGGACAACCAGGCTACCCAAGTGGACCAGGACATCCTGGACAACCAGGTGGACCAGGACAGCCTGGACAGCCAGGTGGACCAGGACATCCAGTTGGACCAGGACAGCCCGGCTACCCTGGTGGACCAGGACAGCCAATTCAACCTGGCTATCCAGGTGGACCAGGACAGCCAGGACAGCCCGGCTACCCAGGACAGCCAGGAAAACCTGGACAGCCAGGACAACCAGGTTACCCAGGCGGACCAGGACAGCCTGGACAACCCGGCTACCCAGGTGGACCAGGACAGCCAGGTCAACCCGGCTACCCAGGACAGCCAGGAAAACCCGGACAGCCAGGACAACCAGGCTACCCAAGTGGACCAGGACACCCAGGACAACCTGGACAATCAGGTGAACCAGGACAGCCAGGTCAACCCGGCTACCCAGGTGGACCAGGACAGCCTGGACAACCCGGCTACCCAGGACAGCCAGGAAAACCTGGACAACCAGGACAACCAGGCTACCCAGGCGGACCAGGACAGCCTGGACAACCCGGCTACCCAGGTGGACCAGGACAGCCAGGTCAACCCGGCTACCCAGGACAGGCAGGTCAACCCGGCTACCCAGGACAGCCAGGAAAACCCGGACAGCCAGGACAACCAGGCTACCCAAGTGGACCAGTGGGACAGCCAGGACAACCGGGCTACCCAGGCGGACAAGGGCAACCCGGACAGCCAGGACAACCGGGAACGTCAGGTCAGCCAGGCCAACCAGAATATCCAGGACCTGACA GTCAGCCTGCAGGCACTGGAGTACAACCGCCCGTATATCCTCCTGCAGGCCAAATGCCACCGTTCCCGATTTATGTCATACCATACCCGCTGCCAATCGTACCAAGCCCCGGGTCATGTCCGTGCTACCTCCTAA